Proteins from one Aureimonas sp. SA4125 genomic window:
- the tnpB gene encoding IS66 family insertion sequence element accessory protein TnpB (TnpB, as the term is used for proteins encoded by IS66 family insertion elements, is considered an accessory protein, since TnpC, encoded by a neighboring gene, is a DDE family transposase.) — MIGPTGAVRVMVATKPVDFRKGAEGLAALVRETMGADPFSGTVYVFRAKRADRIKLVFWDGTGVVLVAKRLEDGQFRWPKAQDSVMHLTAAQLSALLEGLDWRRVHEVQTSRVPSSSG; from the coding sequence GTGATCGGGCCGACGGGCGCGGTCCGGGTGATGGTGGCAACCAAGCCCGTCGACTTCCGCAAGGGCGCGGAAGGACTGGCGGCGCTGGTGCGCGAGACGATGGGCGCCGATCCATTCTCGGGCACGGTCTACGTCTTCCGGGCCAAGCGGGCCGACCGGATCAAGCTGGTATTCTGGGACGGCACCGGCGTGGTGCTGGTCGCCAAGCGGCTGGAGGACGGCCAGTTCCGCTGGCCGAAGGCCCAGGACAGCGTCATGCACCTGACCGCGGCGCAGCTATCGGCGCTGCTCGAAGGCCTCGACTGGCGCCGAGTCCACGAGGTCCAGACCAGCCGCGTCCCGTCGTCATCAGGCTGA
- a CDS encoding IS66 family transposase, with protein MTPAADTLPDDPGTLKAMLITERLRAERLEQIIKELQRHRFGRRAETLPEDQLLLGLEEVEQAAADDEAAAEAAAPDVRTERAAKRRANRGSLPAHLPRIEMVVDIEDKACPCCRHALHVIGEDVAERLDIVPAQFRVLVTRRPRYGCRACEGVVVQAPAPARLIEGGMPTEATVAHVLVSKFADHLPLYRQAQIYARQGVHLDRSTLADWVGRAAFLLRPIHERLLGHLKASSKLFADETTAPVLDPGRGRTKTGQLFAYARDDRPWQGGDPPAVAYVYAPDRKAERPIAHLKGFAGILQVDGYGGYKVLAEKGDVRLAFCWAHVRRRFYELAAAGPAPIAAEMLERIAALYRIETEIRGRPAEVRRHARQERTRPVLDAIELFLREKLALISQKTKLAEAIRYTLSRWEGLCLFTGDGRVEIDNNTVERSIRPLALTRKNALFAGSDGGAGHWAVIASLIETCKLNGVDPQAYMTAVITLIVKGHPNSGIDDLMPWQFRPTDALADVA; from the coding sequence ATGACACCCGCTGCCGACACGCTTCCCGACGATCCCGGCACGCTCAAGGCGATGCTGATCACCGAGCGTCTGCGGGCTGAACGTCTCGAGCAAATCATCAAGGAATTGCAGCGCCACCGCTTCGGACGCCGGGCCGAGACGCTGCCGGAAGATCAGCTTCTGCTGGGCCTCGAAGAGGTCGAGCAGGCCGCAGCCGATGACGAGGCGGCCGCAGAGGCCGCGGCTCCGGACGTTCGGACAGAGCGCGCCGCCAAGCGCCGGGCAAATCGAGGCTCGCTGCCTGCCCACCTGCCTCGGATCGAGATGGTCGTCGACATCGAGGACAAGGCCTGCCCGTGCTGCCGCCATGCCCTGCATGTCATCGGCGAGGACGTCGCCGAGCGGCTCGACATCGTGCCGGCCCAGTTCCGGGTGCTCGTCACCCGTCGGCCCCGCTATGGCTGCCGGGCCTGCGAGGGCGTTGTCGTCCAGGCGCCGGCGCCGGCACGGCTGATCGAGGGCGGCATGCCCACCGAGGCTACCGTCGCCCACGTCCTCGTCTCCAAATTTGCCGACCATCTGCCGCTCTATCGCCAGGCGCAGATTTACGCCCGCCAGGGCGTCCATCTCGACCGCTCGACGCTCGCCGACTGGGTCGGTCGAGCTGCCTTCCTGCTGCGTCCCATCCACGAGCGGCTGTTGGGCCACCTCAAGGCATCATCGAAATTATTTGCTGACGAGACCACGGCGCCGGTGCTCGATCCCGGTCGCGGCCGGACAAAGACCGGGCAGCTCTTCGCCTATGCCCGGGACGATCGGCCATGGCAGGGCGGCGACCCGCCCGCCGTTGCCTATGTCTATGCGCCCGACCGCAAGGCCGAGCGGCCCATCGCCCATCTCAAGGGGTTTGCCGGCATCCTCCAGGTCGACGGCTATGGCGGCTACAAGGTGCTGGCCGAGAAAGGGGATGTCCGGCTCGCCTTCTGTTGGGCGCATGTCCGCCGACGGTTCTACGAACTCGCCGCCGCCGGCCCCGCACCGATCGCGGCCGAGATGCTGGAGCGCATCGCTGCGCTCTACCGGATCGAGACCGAGATCCGGGGACGACCGGCCGAGGTCCGCCGTCACGCACGCCAGGAAAGAACGAGGCCCGTCCTCGACGCGATCGAGCTATTCCTGCGCGAGAAGCTCGCGCTCATCAGCCAGAAGACCAAGCTCGCCGAGGCGATCCGCTACACGCTCTCACGTTGGGAAGGCCTTTGCCTCTTTACAGGCGACGGCCGTGTGGAAATCGACAACAACACCGTCGAGCGCTCGATCCGCCCGCTGGCCCTGACCCGTAAGAACGCCCTGTTCGCAGGCTCCGACGGCGGGGCCGGCCACTGGGCCGTCATCGCTTCGCTGATCGAAACCTGCAAGCTCAACGGCGTCGATCCACAGGCCTACATGACCGCCGTCATCACGCTGATCGTAAAGGGCCATCCCAACAGCGGCATCGATGATCTCATGCCATGGCAGTTTAGGCCCACGGACGCGCTCGCCGACGTGGCTTGA
- a CDS encoding polysaccharide pyruvyl transferase family protein: protein MQFPEIERLHVFSSGVGYLPVDRHDSNRQVWCVRGPLSAEQLGIDADKALTDGAILSPRLYPKPSTSLGTVVIPHWETLLHNDWDSVCRNAGMTLIDPMGAVSDVIPKIASAKLVLTESLHGAIIADTYGIPWIAFTTNKSFSVFKWTDWTRSVGLPLKLRVIAPPSGEVLLRMGMPTLGRWGQAVEPTQAQLTNEITQRVAPRHAAVAPPPKGGVAAALKQQAKKFVLGNQVTARLMGIGAEMTAQQLTDLAKTETPSLSTAERRAELTERMLGRLLDLCRTQGVEPKL, encoded by the coding sequence ATGCAGTTTCCCGAGATCGAGCGGCTCCACGTCTTCTCCAGCGGCGTCGGCTATCTCCCCGTTGATCGTCATGACAGCAACCGACAGGTGTGGTGCGTGCGCGGGCCGCTCTCGGCCGAGCAACTCGGGATCGACGCCGACAAGGCGTTGACCGACGGAGCGATCCTGTCGCCGAGACTGTACCCCAAACCGTCAACATCCCTCGGGACCGTCGTCATCCCGCATTGGGAGACTCTGCTTCACAACGACTGGGACTCGGTCTGTCGCAATGCCGGAATGACGCTCATCGATCCCATGGGGGCGGTCAGCGACGTTATTCCGAAGATCGCCTCGGCCAAGCTGGTTCTCACCGAGTCGCTGCACGGAGCGATCATCGCCGACACTTACGGCATCCCATGGATTGCCTTCACCACCAACAAGAGCTTCTCGGTCTTCAAATGGACGGACTGGACCCGCTCGGTCGGGTTGCCGCTGAAGCTGCGCGTGATTGCGCCTCCGTCCGGCGAAGTCCTGTTGCGCATGGGAATGCCGACGCTCGGGCGATGGGGTCAGGCCGTCGAGCCCACGCAGGCGCAGTTGACGAACGAGATCACCCAGCGCGTCGCGCCTCGCCACGCGGCCGTCGCTCCGCCACCCAAAGGCGGCGTCGCCGCAGCGCTCAAGCAGCAGGCGAAAAAGTTCGTTCTCGGCAACCAGGTTACCGCCCGCCTGATGGGGATTGGCGCGGAAATGACAGCACAGCAGCTGACCGATCTCGCTAAGACGGAGACACCGAGCCTCAGCACCGCAGAACGCCGCGCTGAGCTCACCGAGCGCATGCTGGGCCGATTGCTGGATCTTTGTCGAACACAGGGTGTCGAACCCAAACTGTAA
- a CDS encoding glycosyltransferase family 2 protein, which yields MMDNPRFEETGTLVSIVMAAHNVEDLIDEAIASARAQTHGNLEVLIIDDGSTDGTVERVSQHAQVDPRVRCISGKFGGPAAARNRAIAEARGDWLLVCDADDVMHPRRIERMLLWARDTGAAIVGDELIAFSDTGGKRTAWLFIGRQSEGPVIPVTAEELFGLNTAGKASSFGYMKPLIDVRALRRSGAHYREHLMIGEDFDFLAQFILGGEKVVYVPEPYYLYRRRSTSVSHRIDASQVRQMLAANDAILSALPAGSPTSEIVRERGRRLGNYARSVDLIASLKAGDLRAVAAGILKHPGSMAPLARSLTEAVRRRVQRNPADEKVDCDYSLSIRDSADGKTSSVKQGSTVNLAVGTSLAERATAAALAVALGRTATAIDCVDPGLEDYAVFAKGCEQSGIRKWSDQTSDAPQTRTTTVVRHGERPLPR from the coding sequence ATGATGGACAATCCGCGCTTCGAGGAGACCGGGACGCTGGTCTCCATTGTGATGGCCGCACACAATGTCGAGGATCTGATCGACGAAGCCATCGCCTCCGCACGGGCGCAGACCCACGGCAATCTCGAGGTCCTGATCATTGACGACGGATCGACCGACGGAACCGTCGAGCGCGTGTCGCAGCACGCCCAGGTCGACCCCCGTGTTCGCTGCATTTCCGGCAAATTCGGCGGCCCCGCCGCGGCTCGCAATCGGGCCATCGCCGAAGCCCGGGGCGACTGGCTACTGGTCTGTGATGCCGACGACGTGATGCATCCGCGCCGGATCGAGCGCATGTTGCTTTGGGCCAGAGACACGGGCGCCGCAATCGTCGGTGACGAGCTGATCGCCTTTAGCGACACAGGCGGCAAACGCACCGCCTGGCTGTTCATCGGCCGGCAGTCCGAAGGCCCGGTCATCCCCGTGACGGCGGAGGAATTGTTCGGCTTGAACACGGCCGGCAAGGCGAGCAGCTTCGGCTACATGAAGCCGCTCATAGACGTCCGGGCGCTCCGTCGCTCCGGGGCCCACTACCGCGAGCACCTGATGATTGGTGAGGACTTCGACTTTCTCGCTCAGTTCATCCTTGGCGGGGAAAAGGTAGTCTATGTGCCGGAACCATACTATCTCTACCGTCGGCGCTCCACGTCGGTTTCGCACCGGATCGACGCGTCTCAGGTCCGCCAGATGCTGGCAGCCAATGACGCCATCCTCAGCGCTCTTCCGGCCGGCTCGCCGACCAGCGAAATCGTTCGGGAACGCGGTCGTCGCCTCGGCAATTACGCCCGGTCCGTCGACCTCATTGCAAGCCTCAAGGCCGGCGACTTGCGCGCCGTCGCTGCGGGCATCCTGAAACATCCAGGAAGCATGGCGCCTCTTGCCCGGTCCCTGACGGAAGCCGTCCGCAGGCGCGTCCAGCGAAATCCAGCCGACGAGAAAGTCGATTGCGACTACTCGCTGAGCATCCGGGACAGCGCGGACGGCAAGACCTCGAGCGTCAAGCAGGGCAGCACCGTCAACCTTGCTGTGGGAACCTCCCTGGCCGAGCGGGCAACGGCAGCGGCGCTCGCCGTCGCTCTTGGACGGACGGCGACGGCCATTGACTGCGTCGATCCCGGACTTGAGGACTACGCTGTCTTTGCCAAGGGCTGCGAGCAGTCGGGAATCCGAAAATGGTCTGACCAAACGAGCGATGCCCCGCAGACCCGAACGACCACGGTCGTACGCCACGGCGAGCGGCCTCTACCCCGATAA
- a CDS encoding glycosyltransferase — protein sequence MLTQDDGALVHIRTPTYKRPAALRRALEGLRDQTWQNWVCDVYDDDPDAAGELVCSEIGDPRIRHHRNAPRRYASKNIDQCFSRENPHGASYFFVLEDDNLVLPTFIEQNIELMRTYGVALLLRNQVVEHLSGSPDAYLGESGVLDDLFREGLYDAATFRSSLLSGIGVSNGGLFWSSAAKTELEIGYPCNATLQEYMRTFSIAEDIYVAMEPLGVWAENGEQTTRDSGGTASYLKRELDLKRAVQCLQRNVWKGMSRAQQKAFLTNERLASSAEVRARVLSKALIPVGAQRLLGLRETLRLAGRGAAIRLLGRNTPTFSEFVVSRSRQH from the coding sequence ATGCTGACACAAGACGACGGCGCCTTAGTTCATATCCGCACGCCGACCTACAAGCGGCCAGCGGCACTGCGGCGAGCGCTTGAGGGACTCCGGGATCAGACCTGGCAGAACTGGGTCTGCGACGTCTACGACGATGACCCGGATGCAGCGGGCGAACTTGTCTGTTCGGAGATCGGCGACCCTCGGATCCGCCATCACCGGAACGCGCCGCGACGCTACGCCTCCAAGAACATAGACCAGTGTTTTTCACGGGAGAACCCGCACGGCGCCAGCTACTTTTTTGTGTTGGAGGACGACAATCTCGTGCTTCCGACGTTCATCGAGCAGAACATCGAGTTGATGCGAACCTACGGGGTCGCGCTGCTTCTTCGCAATCAGGTCGTGGAACATCTGAGCGGCTCGCCCGACGCCTATCTGGGAGAGAGTGGCGTCCTCGACGATCTCTTCCGGGAGGGACTTTACGACGCCGCGACCTTCCGCTCGTCGCTGCTGTCGGGGATCGGCGTATCGAATGGCGGCCTGTTCTGGTCGAGCGCGGCGAAGACGGAGCTGGAGATCGGCTATCCCTGCAACGCCACGCTTCAGGAATACATGCGCACTTTTTCAATTGCCGAGGACATCTATGTGGCCATGGAGCCCCTGGGTGTCTGGGCTGAGAACGGCGAGCAGACGACCCGGGACAGCGGCGGTACGGCTTCCTACCTGAAGCGGGAGCTGGATCTAAAACGTGCGGTACAGTGCCTGCAGCGCAACGTCTGGAAAGGCATGAGCCGGGCCCAGCAGAAAGCCTTCCTGACGAACGAGCGGCTGGCTTCGTCGGCGGAGGTACGCGCGCGGGTCTTGTCGAAAGCCTTGATCCCGGTCGGCGCCCAGCGTCTCCTTGGCCTTCGCGAAACACTTCGTCTGGCGGGGCGCGGGGCAGCCATCCGATTGCTCGGGCGCAACACCCCGACATTCTCAGAATTTGTTGTCTCCCGCAGCCGTCAGCACTGA
- a CDS encoding lipopolysaccharide biosynthesis protein, which produces MRGVIWSSVTVIVPTLTSSAVFIISSRYLSPVDFGLVALAASIGSFVSAIAPAAFAEALVQRSQISRSHLDTIFWLCFGSSLVLYALLIALSEPIARLTGAPLMAALLPVLGSRVLFDLAAAVPNALIIRSMRFNLFALRTTVAAIVSGILCIGLLLFGFGLWALAVSQVTVSVIACVASFLSVEWRPRFAFSLQSLRQIAHYGIFASGNRFMQMMSLDQIAFGSLAGPAALGIFNFARRVFLMLNDVIAGALGNVSHTLLSSLQNDQRKVREAFLLATYGSALISFPAFAGLAIVADDVVPLIFDPKWIPAVLPLQGFCAIGLLSCIGVIQASLFKSQNREAWWFYYQLISQVATILIVAFGYSYGVDAVVIAIAVKTYLFWPASVGMASRLVGISQATYLKQFLAPAGAALAMAAVVLGLRHFLSDEEQLLRLAIEVFAGGLVYLVIVAIASRHRLKPLVALVRARRQKLSVA; this is translated from the coding sequence ATGCGTGGCGTCATCTGGTCCAGCGTGACCGTGATCGTTCCAACGCTGACCAGCAGCGCGGTTTTCATCATCAGTTCGCGCTACCTGTCACCGGTCGATTTCGGACTGGTCGCGCTTGCCGCGAGCATTGGCTCTTTCGTCAGTGCCATCGCGCCTGCCGCCTTCGCCGAAGCGTTGGTGCAGCGCTCTCAGATCAGCCGGAGCCATCTCGATACGATCTTTTGGCTGTGTTTCGGTTCTTCCCTGGTCTTGTACGCCCTGCTCATCGCCCTTTCCGAGCCGATCGCCCGTCTGACGGGCGCGCCGCTCATGGCGGCGCTGCTACCCGTGCTGGGATCGCGAGTCCTGTTCGATCTGGCGGCGGCAGTCCCGAACGCGCTGATCATCCGATCGATGAGATTCAACCTGTTTGCCCTGCGCACGACTGTCGCGGCCATCGTTTCGGGCATTCTGTGCATCGGACTGCTGCTTTTTGGCTTCGGTCTCTGGGCGCTGGCGGTCTCGCAGGTGACCGTGTCGGTGATTGCATGCGTGGCGTCTTTCCTGAGTGTCGAGTGGAGACCGCGCTTTGCCTTTAGTCTCCAGTCGCTCCGCCAGATCGCCCACTACGGAATTTTTGCATCCGGCAACCGTTTCATGCAGATGATGAGCCTCGACCAGATCGCCTTCGGCTCGCTGGCGGGTCCGGCCGCGCTCGGCATTTTCAACTTTGCCCGGCGCGTGTTTCTCATGCTGAACGATGTGATCGCCGGTGCGCTCGGGAATGTGTCTCACACGCTGCTTTCCTCGCTGCAGAACGACCAGCGCAAGGTGCGGGAGGCGTTCCTGCTGGCAACGTACGGATCCGCCTTGATTTCCTTCCCGGCCTTTGCCGGCCTCGCAATCGTGGCGGACGATGTGGTTCCCCTGATCTTCGATCCCAAATGGATCCCGGCTGTCCTGCCTTTGCAGGGCTTCTGCGCCATCGGACTGCTCAGCTGCATCGGCGTCATTCAGGCTTCCCTGTTCAAGAGCCAGAACAGGGAAGCCTGGTGGTTCTACTATCAGTTGATTTCGCAAGTGGCCACCATTCTCATCGTTGCTTTCGGGTACTCGTACGGCGTCGACGCGGTTGTGATCGCGATCGCGGTAAAGACCTACCTCTTCTGGCCTGCAAGCGTGGGCATGGCGTCCCGTCTTGTCGGCATCAGCCAAGCCACCTACCTCAAGCAGTTTCTCGCTCCGGCAGGCGCCGCGCTCGCCATGGCGGCTGTCGTCCTTGGCCTTCGGCACTTTTTGAGCGATGAAGAGCAGCTGCTGCGCCTGGCCATCGAGGTCTTCGCGGGCGGCCTGGTCTACCTTGTCATCGTCGCGATAGCCTCGCGGCACCGGCTCAAGCCGCTGGTCGCTCTGGTCAGGGCGCGGCGGCAGAAGTTAAGCGTCGCCTGA
- a CDS encoding sugar transferase — translation MSIDDASSGRYQVSRGLLPSYWKFSSNRNPVDGQRVRGPDESSFYVRFGLKRALDIIVASLVIIFLAPILLIISVAVAVQGGVPILFRHRRIGVGERTFDCLKFRSMVRDSEAQLQNLLQTCPASRKEWEETQKLRRDPRVHTVGNILRKSSLDELPQLINVLRGEMSLVGPRPIVAAEIPRYGDKYEIYTSVRPGLTGLWQVSGRSDVGYGERVALDVQYTQSIGLWSDLRILAKTAWVVVAGRGSC, via the coding sequence ATGAGTATAGATGACGCATCCTCGGGTCGATATCAGGTATCACGCGGATTACTGCCATCATATTGGAAATTTTCCTCTAACCGAAATCCAGTTGATGGCCAGCGCGTGCGCGGTCCTGACGAAAGTTCTTTTTATGTCCGATTTGGCTTAAAGAGAGCGCTTGACATCATCGTCGCCTCATTGGTGATTATTTTTCTGGCTCCGATCCTGCTGATCATTTCTGTTGCGGTGGCGGTGCAGGGCGGAGTGCCTATTCTGTTCCGGCATCGCCGGATCGGCGTCGGCGAAAGAACCTTCGATTGTCTCAAGTTCCGCTCGATGGTGCGTGACTCCGAGGCGCAGCTGCAGAATCTCTTGCAGACATGCCCGGCCAGCCGGAAGGAGTGGGAGGAGACGCAGAAGCTGCGTCGCGATCCGCGCGTCCATACGGTCGGCAACATTTTGCGCAAGTCGAGCCTCGATGAATTGCCGCAGCTGATCAATGTGCTGCGAGGCGAAATGAGCCTTGTCGGTCCGCGGCCGATCGTTGCTGCTGAGATCCCGCGGTACGGCGACAAGTACGAGATCTACACGTCCGTTCGTCCGGGACTGACCGGCCTGTGGCAGGTCAGTGGCCGCAGCGACGTGGGCTATGGGGAGCGCGTCGCTCTCGACGTGCAGTATACGCAGTCGATCGGCCTCTGGAGCGACCTTCGCATTCTTGCCAAGACGGCGTGGGTCGTGGTTGCCGGACGCGGCAGTTGCTGA